The Corallococcus exiguus genome includes a window with the following:
- a CDS encoding sensor histidine kinase yields the protein MNLVADFIKGNLDVLVRRFAEAARELESTQGLKPSELISTIPEYLHAVAAICQHGATPERLETRTRLEEAHINLRLRVGATQEDSTEEYTLLGRLIPQLWEDAQPARKPDASDLQCLFQQIEEAMEHVVFLFSGDSLEDRQREKRFLRQMDALAPRSLEPGTDMRGPLKPLVELIARAMEAAGAELFLVDAGGRRLFPAAHTLHLVPPAGRWADTQGPSFLGRVARAEEPLVLAQARGLEDFEREGLEASAWSTLLGLRLWPHGALMGVLCVGFAEARPVPPQAKRFLETLVEYLSGILDRALLMGRLSEAHARMEASETRYRLASQAAADTVWDWNLLTQKVAWSGETRRLLGFAPEEIGPLAQWWVARIHPEDRERVEHGIHAAIQGTQARWQDEYRFLNRQGDVVRVLDTGVILRDAAGRGVRMVGAMQDVTSRWEAENGHEQQLREARTARVQADTELSQLHALLRQAPVALAILRGPAHVVALANDRVCQLWGRTSDQVLGRPVLEALPEVEGQGIRELLDGVLTTGAPYVGHELPVRLARAAGGALEEAYFNLIYQPLHETEVGLQGILVVANEVTEAVQARQRAEDLAGTLKASEERLRLALDAADMGSWDIELTTGRGTWDARFRAMLGLPAQGEVLLDEAMRFVLEEDRPLVEHAMEEAARPGGSGEYACEFRARLPRPGQAERWISGRGHVHFGPDGRPLRFVGTGLDVTERKLAEEAARQRTEFEQYLVGIVSHDLRNPLSAITLGTSSLLKREDLSERATKAVLRIQNSAERAVRMIRDLLDFTQARMGGGLPVQCQDLELGALVRQVVEEVRMTAPERDLQLSLPQAGLRGCWDPDRVTQLLINLLGNALKYSPEDTPVAVRLREVPGSILLEVHNGGAPIASNVLPRIFQPMQRGAPGMDAATRSVGLGLYIVRTIVHAHGGTIDVTSTREAGTTFTVRLPHADAKR from the coding sequence ATGAACCTCGTCGCGGACTTCATCAAAGGGAACCTGGACGTCCTGGTGCGGCGCTTCGCGGAGGCCGCACGCGAGCTGGAGAGCACGCAGGGACTGAAGCCTTCGGAGCTCATCTCCACGATCCCGGAATATCTCCATGCGGTCGCGGCCATCTGCCAGCACGGCGCCACGCCGGAGCGGTTGGAGACGCGGACGCGCCTGGAGGAGGCCCACATCAACCTGCGGCTGCGCGTGGGCGCCACGCAGGAGGACTCGACGGAGGAATACACGCTCCTGGGGCGGCTCATCCCCCAGCTCTGGGAGGACGCCCAGCCGGCGCGCAAGCCCGACGCCTCGGATCTTCAGTGCCTCTTCCAGCAGATAGAGGAGGCCATGGAACACGTGGTGTTCCTCTTCTCCGGCGACTCGCTGGAGGATCGCCAGCGGGAGAAGCGCTTCCTGCGCCAGATGGACGCGCTGGCGCCCCGGTCGCTGGAGCCCGGCACGGACATGCGGGGCCCGCTCAAGCCGCTGGTGGAGCTCATCGCCCGAGCGATGGAGGCCGCCGGAGCGGAGCTGTTCCTCGTGGACGCGGGCGGCCGGAGGTTGTTCCCCGCCGCGCACACCCTGCACCTCGTTCCGCCTGCCGGCCGGTGGGCGGACACACAGGGGCCGTCCTTCCTGGGCCGGGTGGCGCGCGCCGAGGAGCCGCTGGTGCTCGCGCAGGCGCGGGGGCTGGAGGACTTCGAACGCGAAGGGCTGGAGGCCAGTGCGTGGAGCACCCTGCTGGGCCTGCGGCTGTGGCCCCACGGCGCCCTGATGGGCGTCCTCTGCGTGGGCTTCGCGGAGGCCCGGCCGGTGCCGCCGCAGGCCAAGCGCTTCCTGGAGACGCTGGTGGAGTACCTCTCCGGCATCCTCGACCGCGCACTGCTGATGGGCCGGCTGAGCGAGGCCCACGCGCGGATGGAGGCGTCGGAGACGCGCTATCGGCTGGCCAGCCAGGCGGCCGCGGACACCGTCTGGGATTGGAACCTCCTCACGCAGAAGGTCGCCTGGAGCGGGGAGACGCGCAGGCTGCTGGGCTTCGCGCCCGAGGAGATAGGCCCCCTGGCGCAATGGTGGGTGGCGCGCATCCACCCGGAGGACCGGGAGCGGGTGGAGCACGGCATCCACGCGGCCATCCAGGGCACGCAGGCGCGCTGGCAGGACGAGTACCGGTTCCTCAACCGCCAGGGCGACGTCGTGCGGGTGCTGGACACGGGCGTCATCCTGCGCGACGCGGCGGGCCGGGGCGTGCGCATGGTGGGCGCCATGCAGGACGTCACCTCCCGATGGGAGGCGGAGAACGGACACGAACAGCAGCTGCGGGAGGCGCGGACCGCGCGCGTCCAGGCGGACACGGAGCTGAGCCAGTTGCACGCGCTGCTGCGGCAGGCGCCCGTCGCGCTCGCCATCCTCCGGGGGCCCGCGCACGTCGTGGCGCTGGCCAACGACCGCGTCTGCCAGCTCTGGGGCCGCACCAGTGACCAGGTCCTGGGCCGTCCCGTGCTCGAAGCGCTGCCGGAGGTGGAGGGCCAGGGCATCCGGGAGCTGCTGGACGGAGTGCTCACCACGGGGGCGCCCTACGTGGGCCACGAACTGCCCGTGCGGCTGGCGCGGGCCGCGGGCGGAGCCCTGGAGGAAGCGTACTTCAACCTCATCTACCAGCCGCTGCACGAGACGGAGGTCGGCCTCCAGGGCATCCTCGTCGTCGCCAACGAGGTCACCGAAGCCGTGCAGGCCCGTCAGCGCGCGGAAGACCTGGCGGGGACGCTCAAGGCCAGCGAGGAGCGCCTGCGGTTGGCGCTGGACGCGGCGGACATGGGCAGCTGGGACATCGAGCTGACCACGGGCCGGGGCACCTGGGACGCGCGCTTCCGCGCCATGCTGGGCCTGCCCGCGCAAGGCGAGGTGCTGCTCGACGAGGCCATGCGCTTCGTCCTGGAGGAGGACCGGCCCCTGGTGGAGCACGCGATGGAGGAGGCCGCTCGGCCCGGAGGCTCCGGCGAATACGCGTGCGAGTTCCGCGCGCGGCTCCCGAGGCCAGGCCAGGCCGAGCGATGGATCTCCGGGCGGGGCCACGTGCACTTCGGGCCGGACGGACGGCCCCTGCGGTTCGTGGGCACGGGGCTGGACGTGACGGAGCGCAAGCTGGCGGAGGAGGCGGCGCGCCAGCGCACGGAGTTCGAGCAGTACCTGGTGGGCATCGTGTCGCACGACCTGCGCAACCCGCTGAGCGCCATCACCCTGGGCACGTCGTCGCTGCTCAAGCGCGAGGACCTGAGCGAGCGCGCGACGAAGGCCGTCCTGCGCATCCAGAACTCCGCGGAGCGCGCGGTGCGGATGATCCGCGACCTGTTGGACTTCACCCAGGCGCGCATGGGCGGCGGGCTCCCGGTGCAGTGCCAGGATCTGGAATTGGGGGCGCTGGTGCGTCAGGTGGTGGAGGAGGTGCGGATGACCGCCCCGGAGCGCGACCTCCAGTTGTCACTGCCGCAGGCGGGCCTGCGCGGCTGCTGGGATCCGGACCGCGTCACGCAATTGCTCATCAACCTGCTGGGCAACGCGCTGAAGTACTCGCCGGAGGACACGCCGGTGGCGGTGCGTCTGCGGGAGGTGCCCGGGAGCATCCTGCTGGAGGTGCACAACGGCGGAGCCCCCATCGCCTCCAACGTACTGCCCCGCATCTTCCAGCCCATGCAGCGCGGGGCACCGGGCATGGACGCGGCGACGCGCAGCGTGGGCCTGGGGCTCTACATCGTGCGGACCATCGTGCATGCGCACGGAGGCACCATCGACGTGACGTCCACGCGGGAGGCGGGCACGACGTTCACGGTGCGGCTGCCGCACGCGGACGCGAAGAGGTAG